The following proteins come from a genomic window of Streptomyces sp. NBC_00539:
- the hppD gene encoding 4-hydroxyphenylpyruvate dioxygenase — MTESLANLETTPATAREADPFPVKGMDAVVFAVGNAKQAAHYYSTAFGMKLVAYSGPENGVRETASYVLTNGSARFVLTSVIKAATDHGRFLAEHVAEHGDGVIDLAIEVPDARAAYAYAVEHGARGLDEPYEVKDEHGTVVLAAIATYGQTRHTLVERKEYSGPYLPGFVAVDPMVEPPAKRTFQAIDHCVGNVELGRMNEWVAFYNKVMGFTNMKEFVGDDIATEYSALMSKVVADGTLKVKFPINEPAIAKKKSQIDEYLEFYGGAGVQHIALASNDIVATVRSMRAAGVQFLDTPDSYYDTLGEWAGETRVPVETLRELKILVDRDEDGYLLQIFTKPVQDRPTVFFEIIERHGSMGFGKGNFKALFEAIEREQEKRGNL, encoded by the coding sequence ATGACTGAGTCTTTGGCGAACCTCGAAACCACCCCGGCCACCGCGCGCGAGGCAGACCCCTTCCCGGTGAAGGGCATGGACGCCGTCGTCTTCGCCGTGGGCAACGCCAAGCAGGCCGCGCACTACTACTCCACCGCGTTCGGCATGAAGCTGGTCGCCTACTCCGGACCGGAGAACGGCGTCCGCGAGACGGCCAGCTACGTCCTGACGAACGGCTCCGCCCGCTTCGTCCTGACCTCCGTCATCAAGGCGGCCACGGACCACGGCCGCTTCCTCGCCGAGCACGTCGCCGAGCACGGCGACGGCGTGATCGACCTCGCGATCGAGGTCCCGGACGCCCGTGCGGCGTACGCGTACGCCGTCGAGCACGGCGCGCGCGGGCTGGACGAGCCGTACGAGGTCAAGGACGAGCACGGCACGGTCGTGCTCGCCGCGATCGCGACGTACGGGCAGACCCGCCACACGCTGGTGGAGCGCAAGGAGTACTCCGGCCCCTACCTGCCGGGCTTCGTCGCCGTCGACCCGATGGTCGAGCCGCCGGCCAAGCGGACCTTCCAGGCGATCGACCACTGCGTGGGCAACGTCGAGCTGGGCCGGATGAACGAGTGGGTGGCGTTCTACAACAAGGTCATGGGCTTCACGAACATGAAGGAGTTCGTGGGCGACGACATCGCCACCGAGTACTCGGCGCTGATGTCGAAGGTGGTCGCGGACGGCACCCTCAAGGTGAAGTTCCCGATCAACGAGCCGGCGATCGCGAAGAAGAAGTCGCAGATCGACGAGTACCTGGAGTTCTACGGCGGTGCGGGCGTCCAGCACATCGCGCTGGCGTCGAACGACATCGTGGCGACGGTGCGGTCCATGCGGGCGGCGGGCGTGCAGTTCCTGGACACCCCGGACTCGTACTACGACACGCTCGGCGAGTGGGCCGGCGAGACGCGGGTGCCGGTGGAGACGCTGCGCGAGCTCAAGATCCTCGTCGACCGCGACGAGGACGGGTACCTGCTGCAGATCTTCACGAAGCCGGTGCAGGACCGGCCGACGGTGTTCTTCGAGATCATCGAGCGGCACGGGTCGATGGGCTTCGGCAAGGGCAACTTCAAGGCGCTGTTCGAGGCGATCGAGCGGGAGCAGGAGAAGCGGGGCAACCTGTAG
- a CDS encoding FAD-binding oxidoreductase, with product MDDDLSTSPGADVLAALHEALLEGLPAEAVLTDPQVTASYAADMASFCAAGRPAAVVLPRTVEQVQHVMRTATALRVPVVPQGARTGLSGGANASEGCIVLSLVKMDRILEVSAVDRIAVVEPGVVNAVLSRAVAAQGLYYPPDPSSWEQCTIGGNIGTASGGLCCVKYGVTAEYVLGLDVVLADGRLLRTGRRTAKGVAGYDLTRLFVGSEGSLGIVVQAVLALRPAPPRQLALAAEFPSAAAACEAVCAVMEAGLTPSLLELMDRTTIRAVNALGKMGLPETTEALLLAAFDTPHAPDDLAAVGELCTAAGATAVVPAEDEAESELLLQARRMSLTALETLRPATMIDDVCVPRSRLAEMLDGTAGIARTHDLLIGVCAHAGDGNTHPVVCFDPADEDETRRARASFDAIMALGLSLGGTITGEHGVGVLKKEWLARELGPVGLEVQRNVKRAFDPLGLLNPGKLF from the coding sequence ATGGATGATGACCTCTCCACCTCACCCGGCGCGGACGTCCTCGCAGCGCTCCACGAAGCGCTCCTCGAAGGACTGCCGGCCGAAGCGGTCCTGACCGACCCCCAGGTGACCGCCTCCTACGCCGCCGACATGGCGAGCTTCTGCGCCGCCGGCAGACCGGCCGCCGTCGTCCTGCCCCGGACCGTCGAGCAGGTGCAGCACGTCATGCGCACCGCGACCGCACTGCGTGTCCCCGTCGTCCCCCAAGGCGCCCGTACGGGCCTGTCCGGCGGTGCCAACGCCTCCGAGGGCTGCATCGTGCTCTCCCTGGTGAAGATGGACCGGATCCTGGAGGTCAGCGCCGTCGACCGGATCGCCGTCGTCGAGCCCGGTGTGGTCAACGCCGTCCTCTCGCGCGCCGTCGCCGCACAGGGCCTGTACTACCCGCCCGACCCCTCCAGCTGGGAACAGTGCACCATCGGCGGCAACATCGGCACCGCGTCCGGCGGCCTGTGCTGCGTCAAGTACGGGGTCACCGCCGAATACGTCCTCGGCCTCGACGTGGTCCTCGCCGACGGGCGGCTGCTGCGCACCGGCCGGCGCACCGCCAAGGGCGTCGCCGGGTACGACCTCACCCGCCTGTTCGTCGGCTCCGAGGGCAGCCTCGGCATCGTCGTCCAGGCCGTACTCGCGCTGCGTCCCGCGCCGCCCCGGCAGCTCGCGCTCGCCGCCGAGTTCCCCTCGGCCGCGGCCGCCTGCGAGGCCGTGTGCGCCGTCATGGAGGCCGGTCTGACACCCTCGCTGCTGGAACTGATGGACCGTACGACCATCAGGGCCGTCAACGCCCTCGGCAAGATGGGCCTGCCCGAGACCACCGAGGCGCTGCTGCTCGCCGCCTTCGACACCCCGCACGCGCCCGACGACCTCGCCGCCGTCGGCGAACTGTGCACGGCCGCGGGAGCCACGGCCGTCGTACCGGCCGAGGACGAGGCGGAATCGGAGCTGCTGCTCCAGGCCCGGCGGATGTCGCTGACCGCACTGGAGACCCTGCGGCCCGCGACGATGATCGACGACGTGTGCGTCCCGCGCTCGCGGCTCGCCGAGATGCTCGACGGGACCGCCGGGATCGCCCGTACGCACGACCTGCTCATCGGGGTGTGCGCGCACGCGGGCGACGGCAACACCCACCCGGTGGTCTGCTTCGACCCGGCCGACGAGGACGAGACGCGCCGGGCCCGCGCGTCCTTCGACGCCATCATGGCGCTCGGGCTGTCGTTGGGCGGCACCATCACCGGCGAGCACGGGGTCGGCGTCCTCAAGAAGGAGTGGCTCGCCCGTGAGCTGGGGCCGGTGGGGCTGGAGGTGCAGCGCAACGTGAAGCGCGCCTTCGACCCGCTGGGGCTGCTGAACCCCGGCAAGCTGTTCTGA
- a CDS encoding Lrp/AsnC family transcriptional regulator: protein MGIDELDGRLIVLLAREPRIGVLEASRRLGVARGTVQARLDRLQSNGVIRGFGPQVDPAALGYPVTAFATLEIKQGQGADVRAHLDGVPEVLELHTTTGQGDMLCRLVARSNADLQRVIDRVVGFEGIVRASTAIVMENPVPLRIIPLVEQAAADD, encoded by the coding sequence ATGGGAATCGACGAACTGGACGGGCGCCTGATCGTGCTGCTGGCGCGCGAACCCCGGATCGGGGTGCTGGAGGCGTCCCGTCGGCTCGGCGTGGCGCGCGGCACGGTCCAGGCGCGCCTGGACCGGCTCCAGTCGAACGGGGTCATCCGCGGTTTCGGCCCGCAGGTCGACCCGGCGGCGCTGGGGTACCCGGTGACCGCGTTCGCCACGCTGGAGATCAAGCAGGGGCAGGGCGCCGACGTACGGGCCCACCTGGACGGCGTGCCGGAGGTGCTGGAGCTGCACACGACGACCGGCCAGGGGGACATGCTGTGCCGGCTGGTCGCCCGCTCCAACGCCGACCTGCAACGGGTGATCGACCGGGTGGTCGGCTTCGAGGGGATCGTGCGGGCGTCGACGGCGATCGTCATGGAGAACCCCGTCCCCCTGCGGATCATCCCTCTGGTGGAGCAGGCGGCCGCGGACGACTGA
- a CDS encoding S16 family serine protease has translation MLSRLTRLPRPAALAVCALPVLGLFAAAAFAPLPFVIAQPGLTADVLGARDGKPVIAVTGAPTRETKGQLRMTTIQATGPSSTVRLPELLARWFDSTRAVMPRESVYPSGGSDKEIEAHNLEEMAKSQSTASQAALGFLHKDPATVKAELNLADVGGPSAGLLFSLGIVDKLDGDGSGGDLTGGRVIAGTGTITAGGEVGAVGGVALKTQAARRDGASVFLVPKAECSDARSELPEGLRLIPVTSLTGAVDALRALNRGEQVPSC, from the coding sequence GTGCTCTCTCGCCTCACACGTCTGCCGCGTCCCGCCGCCCTGGCCGTCTGCGCCCTGCCCGTGCTCGGGCTGTTCGCCGCGGCGGCCTTCGCGCCGCTGCCCTTCGTGATCGCCCAGCCAGGGCTCACCGCCGACGTGCTCGGTGCCCGCGACGGCAAGCCCGTCATCGCCGTCACGGGCGCCCCGACCCGCGAGACCAAGGGCCAGCTGCGGATGACCACCATCCAGGCCACCGGCCCCTCCTCGACGGTGCGGCTGCCCGAACTCCTCGCCCGGTGGTTCGACAGCACCCGGGCCGTCATGCCCCGGGAGTCCGTCTACCCGTCCGGCGGAAGCGACAAGGAGATCGAGGCGCACAACCTGGAGGAAATGGCCAAGTCCCAGTCGACCGCCTCCCAGGCCGCCCTCGGGTTCCTGCACAAGGACCCCGCGACGGTGAAGGCCGAACTCAACCTCGCCGACGTCGGCGGCCCCAGCGCCGGGCTGCTGTTCTCCCTCGGCATCGTCGACAAGCTCGACGGCGACGGCAGCGGCGGCGACCTGACCGGAGGGCGTGTCATCGCCGGTACGGGGACCATCACCGCCGGGGGTGAGGTCGGCGCGGTCGGCGGCGTCGCACTCAAGACGCAGGCGGCAAGACGGGACGGGGCGAGCGTGTTCCTCGTCCCGAAGGCCGAGTGCTCCGACGCCCGCTCCGAACTCCCCGAGGGGCTCCGGCTGATCCCCGTCACTTCGCTGACGGGTGCGGTGGACGCCCTTCGTGCGCTGAACCGGGGGGAGCAGGTTCCGTCCTGCTGA
- a CDS encoding MFS transporter, with the protein MSRRPFAAVLAANTISIAGSSLTLIGVPWFVLQTTGSAGRAGVVAFCATLPVVVAALVGGPVIDRIGRRRVSAVSDLVCALSVAAIPLLHYAGMLEFWMLCALMALGGLVHTPGLTARGVLLPDLAEHAGTTLARAASLYDGVSRGARMIGAALAGVLIAAFGTESILLVDAATFGASALLVTAFLRGVPAAEPHRAAGRISFAGYRAELAEGWAFLTRSRLLLVITAMVMTTNGLDQGWSSVLLPVHGSEALGGPAALGLMVSLFGGCALLGALLYGAWGQRLNRRTVFAVAFLLCGAPRYVVAALTGTPLPLAVTMALSGLGAGMLNPILSTVVYEHVPDALRSRVAGVSTAGCELTMPLGGLAAGLLVGGFGATTALLAFGGVYLLATLSPLVFPAWRGMDGPPARAGRPSPAGPQVQAGRTGSVSRTEPAPPGSAHEGRPPHPSAK; encoded by the coding sequence ATGAGCAGGCGCCCCTTCGCGGCGGTACTGGCCGCCAACACGATCTCCATAGCCGGGAGTTCCCTCACCCTCATCGGCGTTCCGTGGTTCGTGCTCCAGACCACGGGCAGCGCCGGCCGGGCCGGGGTCGTCGCCTTCTGCGCCACGCTGCCCGTCGTCGTGGCGGCCCTCGTCGGCGGCCCCGTCATCGACCGGATCGGGAGGCGGCGGGTCTCCGCCGTCTCCGACCTGGTCTGCGCCCTGTCCGTGGCCGCGATCCCGCTGCTGCACTACGCGGGGATGCTGGAGTTCTGGATGCTGTGCGCCCTGATGGCCCTCGGCGGCCTCGTGCACACCCCGGGCCTGACCGCCCGCGGCGTCCTGCTCCCGGACCTCGCCGAGCACGCCGGGACCACCCTCGCCCGCGCGGCCAGCCTCTACGACGGGGTTTCGCGCGGGGCCCGCATGATCGGGGCCGCGCTGGCCGGGGTACTGATCGCCGCGTTCGGGACCGAGTCCATCCTGCTGGTGGACGCCGCCACCTTCGGCGCGTCGGCGCTGCTGGTCACCGCGTTCCTGCGCGGGGTCCCGGCGGCCGAACCGCACCGCGCCGCAGGGAGGATCTCCTTCGCGGGCTACCGGGCCGAGCTCGCCGAAGGCTGGGCCTTCCTGACCCGGTCGCGGCTGCTGCTCGTCATCACCGCGATGGTGATGACGACCAACGGCCTGGACCAGGGCTGGTCTTCGGTGCTGCTGCCCGTGCACGGCAGCGAGGCCCTCGGCGGCCCCGCCGCGCTCGGCCTGATGGTGTCCCTCTTCGGCGGCTGCGCGCTGCTCGGCGCCCTGCTGTACGGGGCGTGGGGCCAGCGGCTGAACCGCAGGACGGTGTTCGCGGTGGCGTTCCTGCTGTGCGGGGCGCCCCGGTACGTGGTGGCCGCCCTCACCGGTACCCCGCTGCCGCTCGCGGTGACGATGGCCCTGTCCGGACTCGGGGCGGGCATGCTCAACCCGATCCTGTCCACGGTCGTCTACGAGCACGTGCCGGACGCGCTGCGCAGCCGGGTCGCCGGGGTGAGCACGGCCGGCTGCGAGCTGACGATGCCGCTGGGCGGTCTCGCGGCGGGCCTGCTGGTCGGCGGGTTCGGCGCCACCACGGCGCTCCTCGCCTTCGGCGGCGTCTACCTGCTGGCGACGCTGAGCCCCCTGGTGTTCCCGGCCTGGCGCGGCATGGACGGCCCGCCGGCGCGGGCCGGCCGGCCGTCACCCGCCGGCCCGCAGGTACAGGCCGGCCGGACCGGGTCCGTCAGCAGGACGGAACCTGCTCCCCCCGGTTCAGCGCACGAAGGGCGTCCACCGCACCCGTCAGCGAAGTGA
- a CDS encoding IclR family transcriptional regulator, which produces MTAETSQTLDRGLRVLKLLADTDHGLTVTELSNRLGVNRTVVYRLLATLEQHALVRRDLGGRARVGLGVLRLGRQVHPLVREAALPALRSLAEDIGATAHLTLVDGTEALAVAVVEPTWTDYHVAYRAGFRHPLDRGAAGRAILAARQGSLTDPGYTLTHGELEAGASGAAAPLVGITGLEGSVGVVMLADAVPERVGPRVVDAAREVADALR; this is translated from the coding sequence GTGACTGCGGAAACCTCCCAGACCCTCGACCGAGGGCTCAGAGTTCTCAAGCTGCTCGCGGACACCGACCACGGTCTGACCGTCACCGAGCTCTCCAACCGTCTCGGTGTCAACCGCACCGTCGTCTACCGTCTGCTCGCCACGCTCGAACAGCACGCCCTGGTCCGCCGTGACCTCGGCGGCCGGGCCCGGGTCGGGCTCGGCGTGCTCCGGCTGGGGCGCCAGGTCCACCCGCTCGTCCGCGAGGCGGCCCTGCCCGCGCTGCGCTCCCTCGCCGAGGACATCGGGGCGACCGCGCACCTGACCCTCGTCGACGGCACCGAGGCGCTCGCGGTGGCGGTCGTCGAGCCGACCTGGACCGACTACCACGTGGCCTACCGGGCCGGCTTCCGCCACCCGCTGGACCGCGGGGCCGCAGGCCGGGCCATCCTGGCCGCCCGTCAGGGCTCGCTCACCGACCCCGGGTACACCCTGACCCACGGCGAACTGGAAGCGGGCGCCAGCGGTGCCGCCGCGCCCCTCGTCGGGATCACCGGGCTGGAGGGCAGCGTCGGAGTCGTCATGCTGGCCGACGCCGTGCCCGAGCGGGTGGGCCCGCGCGTGGTCGACGCGGCCCGCGAGGTCGCCGACGCCCTGCGCTGA
- a CDS encoding RDD family protein, with protein MSTDQPPPEQPPEDDPFRKRPQEPTPPSGGSPYGSPPPGAGGYPPPPPPGGPGGGGGYPPPPGPYNGSGGAGGPYGMPDPLAGMPPLADFGKRLGARIIDLIIVAVPLFLIQLPFGARRYAVDTDKGEDVTEVITKSYNGSGLLWTLISIIAYVGYDWWFTKRNGQTIGKRALGLRVAMLNDGSVPPSGAALSRGAVLWVPTLICCFCLWPLALIISMLIDKPYRQGLHDKVAKTVVVRTT; from the coding sequence ATGAGCACCGATCAGCCGCCGCCGGAGCAGCCGCCCGAGGACGACCCGTTCCGCAAGAGGCCCCAGGAGCCGACGCCCCCGTCGGGCGGTTCGCCGTACGGTTCGCCGCCGCCCGGCGCGGGCGGGTACCCGCCGCCCCCGCCCCCCGGCGGACCCGGCGGAGGCGGGGGCTACCCGCCCCCGCCGGGCCCGTACAACGGCAGCGGCGGCGCCGGGGGCCCGTACGGGATGCCGGACCCGCTCGCCGGCATGCCCCCGCTCGCGGACTTCGGCAAGCGGCTCGGCGCGCGGATCATCGACCTGATCATCGTCGCGGTCCCGCTGTTCCTCATCCAGTTGCCGTTCGGTGCGCGGCGGTACGCCGTCGACACGGACAAGGGCGAGGACGTCACCGAGGTCATCACCAAGTCGTACAACGGCTCCGGGCTGCTCTGGACGCTGATCTCGATCATCGCGTACGTCGGCTACGACTGGTGGTTCACCAAGAGGAACGGCCAGACGATCGGGAAGCGGGCGCTGGGCCTGCGCGTCGCGATGCTCAACGACGGCAGCGTGCCGCCCTCCGGCGCCGCGCTCAGCCGTGGCGCGGTGCTGTGGGTGCCGACCCTGATCTGCTGCTTCTGCCTGTGGCCGCTCGCGCTGATCATTTCGATGCTGATCGACAAGCCGTACAGACAGGGTCTGCACGACAAGGTGGCGAAGACCGTGGTGGTCCGCACCACTTGA
- a CDS encoding ArsR/SmtB family transcription factor yields MPETPEVPQPQLRTLDARSLRGLAHPLRMRLLAALRHEGPATASQLAERLGESSGATSYHLRQLAAYGFVEDAPGHGKGRERWWKASHDGTRFDESLLYDDDPATRGAADFFLQQIATTHAQEVNSWLAKADTWPAEWRRGSDLSDFTLHLTAEQALELIHKMHDLVNSYRDLPPAEGRQPVRIHTHTFPREGDHTRRTA; encoded by the coding sequence GTGCCCGAGACACCGGAAGTCCCCCAGCCCCAGCTCCGCACCCTCGACGCCCGCTCGCTGCGCGGGCTCGCCCACCCGCTGCGCATGCGCCTGCTGGCCGCGCTGCGCCACGAGGGACCCGCCACCGCCTCACAACTGGCCGAACGGCTCGGCGAGTCCAGCGGCGCCACCAGCTACCACCTGCGCCAGCTCGCCGCCTACGGGTTCGTCGAGGACGCGCCCGGGCACGGCAAGGGCCGCGAGCGGTGGTGGAAGGCCTCCCACGACGGCACGCGGTTCGACGAGTCGCTGCTCTACGACGACGACCCGGCAACCCGCGGCGCGGCGGACTTCTTCCTGCAGCAGATCGCGACGACCCACGCGCAGGAGGTCAACTCCTGGCTCGCCAAGGCCGACACGTGGCCGGCCGAGTGGCGGCGCGGCTCCGACCTCAGCGACTTCACGCTGCACCTGACGGCCGAACAGGCCCTGGAGCTGATCCACAAGATGCACGACCTGGTCAACAGCTACCGCGACCTGCCGCCCGCGGAGGGCCGTCAGCCGGTCCGCATCCACACGCACACCTTCCCGCGTGAAGGCGACCACACCCGGCGCACGGCATGA
- a CDS encoding RDD family protein: MTASPGDGEHAAREGYYPDPSIPGYVRYWNGSAWVPGTSRPATPADGAGPGFPDETSATETLPDPDAEPEHEPEYEPEREPVAAAVAEAAAWQADPAHQAGFGGPRDVRVSWGHAEEPAGAPPARAAVAAPPVDRFPAQAPAEAVGILSARSPVVAAAVAAAAPAPAAPVAPGAPAPAPAWPAAPGGGDAPSGVTSSWPEAVKAPRPDPARPRPVVTAPRPAPGPLRPAPAAARHDPAPQAAVPQAPAPQPPAPAPLPTAHAVFERMAERAVRPAGLVRRALARLLDSLVLAAVATGAALPLVPRATAHIEAKIDAARGIGRHTTVWLLDATVTGYLALVLAAVLLFGILYEVAPTARWGRTPGKKLLGVRVLATATRRPPTFGAALGRWLVYAVLGVPGSLWCLVDRPRRQAWHDKAAKTYVAR; encoded by the coding sequence TTGACGGCCTCCCCTGGTGACGGCGAGCACGCGGCCCGCGAGGGCTACTACCCCGATCCCTCCATCCCCGGGTACGTCCGGTACTGGAACGGCTCTGCCTGGGTGCCGGGTACGAGCAGGCCGGCCACGCCCGCGGACGGGGCGGGCCCGGGCTTCCCGGACGAGACGTCCGCGACCGAGACGCTGCCGGACCCGGATGCGGAGCCTGAGCACGAGCCGGAGTACGAGCCGGAGCGCGAGCCGGTGGCCGCCGCCGTGGCCGAGGCGGCGGCGTGGCAGGCGGACCCCGCGCACCAGGCCGGCTTCGGCGGCCCGCGCGACGTGCGGGTGTCCTGGGGCCACGCCGAGGAGCCGGCCGGCGCGCCGCCCGCCCGGGCGGCGGTCGCCGCGCCGCCCGTGGACCGGTTTCCCGCGCAGGCCCCGGCGGAGGCGGTGGGCATCCTGTCGGCCCGGTCACCGGTGGTGGCCGCCGCCGTAGCCGCCGCTGCCCCTGCGCCCGCCGCGCCCGTCGCGCCCGGCGCCCCCGCACCGGCTCCCGCCTGGCCCGCGGCTCCCGGAGGCGGTGATGCGCCGTCCGGGGTCACCTCCTCGTGGCCCGAGGCGGTCAAGGCGCCCCGTCCGGACCCGGCCCGGCCCCGTCCGGTGGTGACCGCGCCCAGGCCGGCCCCCGGCCCCCTGCGGCCCGCGCCCGCCGCCGCCCGGCACGACCCCGCCCCGCAGGCCGCGGTCCCGCAGGCCCCCGCCCCGCAACCTCCCGCCCCCGCCCCGCTCCCCACCGCGCACGCCGTCTTCGAGCGCATGGCCGAGCGGGCCGTCCGCCCCGCCGGGCTGGTCCGCCGCGCCCTGGCCCGCCTCCTGGACTCCCTCGTACTCGCAGCCGTCGCGACGGGGGCCGCCCTGCCCCTCGTCCCCCGGGCGACGGCCCACATCGAGGCCAAGATCGACGCGGCCCGCGGGATCGGCCGGCACACCACCGTCTGGCTGCTCGACGCCACCGTCACCGGCTACCTGGCATTGGTACTCGCCGCCGTCCTGCTCTTCGGGATCCTCTACGAGGTCGCCCCCACCGCCCGCTGGGGCCGCACCCCGGGCAAGAAGCTGCTCGGCGTCCGCGTCCTGGCCACCGCCACCCGGCGCCCGCCCACCTTCGGCGCGGCCCTGGGCCGCTGGCTGGTGTACGCGGTCCTCGGCGTCCCGGGCAGCCTCTGGTGCCTGGTCGACCGGCCCCGCCGCCAGGCATGGCACGACAAGGCGGCGAAGACCTACGTAGCCCGCTAG
- a CDS encoding SsgA family sporulation/cell division regulator, whose product MHHHPVIERELELKLVMSPERSIPVPARLLYLTDDPYAVHITFHAGSSVPVNWTFARELLVEGVFRPCGHGDVRIWPTKSDNRPVLCMALSSPDGDALLQAPATAVSAWLERTLRVVPPGTEAERLGLDAALAELLTPTPADDLWLRDPWPSDESPDGDS is encoded by the coding sequence ATGCACCACCACCCCGTCATCGAGCGCGAGCTGGAACTCAAGCTGGTCATGTCCCCCGAGCGCAGCATCCCCGTCCCCGCCAGGCTGCTCTACCTGACGGACGACCCGTACGCCGTGCACATCACCTTCCACGCCGGCTCCAGCGTCCCGGTGAACTGGACCTTCGCGCGCGAGCTGCTGGTCGAGGGGGTGTTCCGCCCGTGCGGTCACGGAGACGTCCGGATCTGGCCCACGAAGTCCGACAACCGGCCGGTGCTGTGCATGGCGCTCAGCTCGCCCGACGGCGACGCCCTGTTGCAGGCCCCCGCCACCGCCGTGTCCGCCTGGCTGGAGCGGACCCTGCGCGTGGTCCCGCCGGGGACGGAGGCCGAGCGGCTCGGCCTGGACGCGGCGCTGGCGGAGCTGCTCACGCCGACCCCGGCGGACGACCTGTGGCTGCGGGACCCCTGGCCCTCGGACGAGTCACCGGACGGGGACTCGTGA